In one window of Solanum pennellii chromosome 2, SPENNV200 DNA:
- the LOC107009440 gene encoding probable indole-3-acetic acid-amido synthetase GH3.1: protein MAIVSGLSSPLGPPACEKDAKVLQFIDDMTKNIDPEQVKVLAEILTRNANTEYLQRFNINGAIDRETFKSKVPVVTYEDLKPDIDRIANGDRSPIFSSHPISEFLTSSGTSAGERKLMPTIADELERRQKLYNLLQPVMNLYVPGLDKGKGLYFLFIKAETKTPSGLVARPVLTSYYKSEQFKTRPYDPYNVYTSPNETILCVDSFQSMYSQMLCGLLMREEVLRVGAVFASGLLRAIRFLQLNWKQLSQDIASGTLNPRVSDPSIRNCISQILKPNPQLAEFVAKECEGENWEGIITRIWPNTKYLDVIVTGAMAQYIPTLDYYSGGLPKVCTMYASSECYFGLNLNPLCKPCEVCYTIMPNMGYFEFIPHDPVNPVQISRDSPPHLVDLADVEIGKEYELVITTYAGLCRYRVGDILQVTGFHNSAPQFKFVRRKNVLLSIDSDKTDESELHTAIENATALLRPYDTTLVEYTSFADTKTIPGHYVIYWELLVKDPANPPSDDVLNHCCLAMEQSLNSVYRQCRVADNSIGPLEIRVVKNGTFEELMDYAISRGASINQYKAPRCVNFTPIVELLDSRVISVNFSPKAPHWTPERRR, encoded by the exons atggcTATTGTTTCTGGTCTTTCATCTCCTCTTGGTCCTCCGGCATGTGAAAAAGATGCCAAGGTCCTTCAGTTTATAGATGACATGACTAAAAATATTGATCCTGAACAAGTGAAAGTATTGGCTGAAATATTAACCCGAAATGCCAATACTGAGTACCTCCAGAGATTCAACATTAATGGTGCTATTGACCGTGAAACTTTCAAGTCTAAGGTCCCCGTTGTTACATACGAGGATCTTAAACCTGATATTGATCGTATTGCTAATGGTGATCGTTCTCCAATTTTCTCATCTCATCCTATCTCTGAATTCCTTACCAG TTCGGGGACGTCTGCTGGAGAGAGAAAACTGATGCCCACTATTGCGGATGAGCTAGAACGCAGACAAAAACTGTACAACCTTCTACAGCCCGTGATGAATCT GTATGTGCCTGGTTTAGATAAGGGGAAGGGATTGTACTTTCTATTTATCAAGGCAGAAACGAAGACGCCTAGTGGCCTTGTTGCACGTCCAGTCCTAACAAGTTACTACAAAAGTGAACAATTCAAGACAAGGCCATACGATCCATACAATGTGTATACAAGCCCCAACGAGACCATTCTCTGTGTCGATTCATTCCAAAGCATGTATTCCCAAATGCTTTGTGGACTTCTCATGAGAGAAGAAGTCCTCCGAGTTGGTGCTGTTTTTGCCTCTGGCTTACTCCGTGCCATCCGTTTTCTTCAACTCAATTGGAAGCAATTGTCTCAGGATATCGCGTCTGGAACTCTAAACCCTAGAGTTTCAGACCCGTCTATCCGAAATTGCATTTCCCAAATACTCAAACCAAATCCCCAACTTgctgagtttgttgctaagGAATGTGAAGGCGAAAATTGGGAAGGAATCATTACTAGAATTTGGCCAAACACAAAGTACCTTGATGTGATAGTCACAGGTGCAATGGCTCAATATATACCTACTTTGGATTATTATAGTGGGGGTCTACCAAAGGTGTGTACAATGTACGCATCATCCGAATGTTATTTTGGACTCAATTTGAATCCATTGTGTAAGCCTTGTGAAGTTTGTTACACCATTATGCCAAATATGGGTTACTTTGAATTCATCCCTCATGACCCGGTCAACCCGGTTCAAATCTCTCGTGACTCACCCCCACATCTAGTAGACCTTGCTGATGTGGAAATTGGAAAAGAATACGAGCTCGTGATCACAACTTACGCCGGCCTATGCCGTTACCGAGTTGGTGACATACTCCAGGTCACCGGGTTCCACAACTCGGCCCCTCAGTTCAAATTCGTCAGGCGAAAAAACGTGCTGTTGAGTATTGATTCTGATAAAACCGATGAGTCCGAATTACACACCGCCATTGAAAATGCGACCGCACTTTTGCGCCCGTATGATACTACTTTGGTTGAGTACACCAGTTTTGCCGATACTAAGACAATTCCGGGGCATTACGTTATTTACTGGGAGTTACTTGTTAAGGACCCGGCTAACCCACCGAGTGATGACGTGTTGAACCACTGCTGCCTTGCGATGGAACAATCATTGAACTCGGTGTACAGGCAGTGTCGCGTCGCAGACAATTCAATCGGGCCACTGGAGATTAGAGTGGTGAAAAACGGAACATTTGAAGAACTTATGGATTACGCAATTTCGAGAGGTGCATCAATTAATCAGTACAAGGCACCAAGGTGTGTTAATTTTACTCCTATTGTTGAACTTTTGGACTCCAGGGTGATTTCTGTGAATTTCAGTCCAAAAGCTCCTCACTGGACCCCAGAACGACGACGTTGA
- the LOC107009525 gene encoding uncharacterized protein LOC107009525, which produces MLKRGQTFQKKTSQKPSENTKDQVCHKCGSPDHFIKFCPLWALEQKKANFEKVKDIKNDKYIPTNRRMTNQEADLSTRRAFAAMGDLSEEEFEDGGFENQSLLAIEQSNKYDFLALIAETDSEDDEEDDKQSKVSFHHIKVNIESYSKKELESLLSTLIDAYQSVNSEREQVMENYASLREVNDNLEKHNHFLQNKLKEQIKISELSHKGKNSASELQLALEEKIKLLTIKYQALTERNRLLQENLDHTKLDLERNLRWTRSSEILTQIQEKQTTSRSGIGFKKQNNLVSHTIHMSKSLCTHCGNSGHLKNQCKALFEAFQKNVKFTKKEKTDTAKNLVRNKNAPNKRFSYLPLWARRNLIHPFTHIKGPKLIWVPKTNL; this is translated from the coding sequence ATGCTAAAGAGAGGGCAGacctttcaaaagaaaacttctcaAAAACCATCTGAAAACACTAAAGACCAGGTTTGTCATAAATGTGGGAGCCCAGATCACTTCATCAAATTCTGTCCACTTTGGGCTTTAGAGCAGAAAAAGGCAAACTTTGAGAAggtcaaagacatcaagaatgATAAGTACATTCCCACAAACAGAAGAATGACCAATCAAGAAGCGGATCTTTCAACGAGAAGAGCCTTTGCCGCTATGGGGGACTTATCTGAAGAAGAATTTGAGGATGGAGGGTTCGAAAATCAGTCACTACttgcaatagaacaatcaaataaatatgattttcttgcacTCATTGCTGAAACAGATtctgaagatgatgaagaagatgacaaacaaagcaaggtaagttttcatcacatcaaagtaaatattgaatcatattctaAAAAGGAACTAGAGTCTTTATTGAGTACTCTTATAGATGCATATCAGTCtgtcaattctgaaagagaACAAGTGATGGAAAACTATGCATCTTTAAGAGAAGTCAATGACAATCTTGAGAAACACAATcactttcttcaaaataaattaaaagaacagaTTAAAATCTCAGAGTTAAGTCACAAGGGCAAAAACTCTGCTAGTGAACTTCAATTAGctctagaagaaaaaataaaattgttaaccaTAAAATATCAAGCTTTAACAGAAAGGAATAGGTTGTTACAAGAAAATCTTGATCATACCAAACTGGATCTGGAAAGAAATCTTAGATGGACCAGGTCCTCTGAAATTTTAACTCAGATTCAAGAAAAGCAAACCACTAGTCGAAGTGGGATAGGTTTTAAAAAACAGAATAATCTTGTGTCACACACTATTCACATGTCTAAAAGTTTATGCACTCATTGTGGAAACTCAGGTCATTTAAAGAATCAATGTAAAGCTTTATTTGAGgcttttcagaaaaatgttaagttcaccaaaaaggaaaagactGATACGGCTAAGAACCTGGTTCGAAATAAAAATGCTCCAAATAAAAGGTTTTCTTATTTGCCTTTATGGGCTAGAAGAAATCTTATTCATCCTTTTACTCACATAAAGGGGCCCAAGCTAATCTGGGTTCCCAAGACTAATCTTTGA